From the genome of Chanos chanos chromosome 5, fChaCha1.1, whole genome shotgun sequence, one region includes:
- the cbarpa gene encoding voltage-dependent calcium channel beta subunit-associated regulatory protein has protein sequence MSNEPPLLRGITENATDVPVAPGKPDNYILLLVLLCLFAGGTIILLSVLLIFCHRCCQRGRRHSRASDDLEKTNTTYVEESQAAQEITIRLEGTDVLSATSCHGETEAEHFPSTAYTGRRVSFNETAIYEQSKKGQEKGRRYTLTEGDFHHLKRARLTHLHIPPPALKILTIMECESPESSINLTEQPASKPSLSIFQPSDGALPESPVSWASQSPSSALPGDTFNSVLDTSFNQSQPESSTELIRSRTLEVMGERAWSGGGLKMDGEQGTCLGGSPGQGQQGSVLQFLSKLRRHTSLEGASPYFKIKKWKFDSSQRAASLDLRGSPRRRAFQRQRAASETLDQVEGEETQLVGDFLWTAPRPQSQSDGPRRLSAGSLSASVGPSPSPSLSPSLSRLKVEAVLEVDHTTEKIPTDISHKLPESSGAQEEEVMEQDVDGELLEGATGGGGAEGGFGRLDSRQENVEHPSLYRDIWSLRASLEQYASSDLSSNDRDSTRSDADSVCSLGGAGASRMGTSCYQSQDLDDEVYGDGELPFEELGKEERNARDSMDSERGSDGEVGSRKLLQMDSGYASIEAPCRAPEELRLFGSASGKTASERRRFFTNAGRKGTVCESFEARLFKEELEDEVSVTEVTAEKESPFSLSHGAPSLSPREIPQPQVHTSPTPKPRSRFRRRDYSIDEKTEALFNEFLRHDPQFDQQGSPSVRPRHRSRIHLRKQWQRTKQYSDPGGARYSPSLERQRFPLRRGDSASYPLDTRYHSTLPRIASAADEEGSEGGASAAETPVVGESGLNAEENSNNSSNNSSPVVKTEADKDRPFPPTSSPTHRSTVDDPETLEDCGPTDTHSRAVDRDTDPCETGHVKYHVHADKGFSSTENIQRQSNTETLGTSYSHHTDTIETSTADKLAVSLDDRLYTSLRRTQGSKECVVAMSRTFPDHTQE, from the exons GATGTGCCTGTAGCACCAGGGAAGCCGGATAACTATATCCTGCTGCTGgttctgctgtgtctgtttgctggAGGGACAATCATCCTGCTGTCTGTCCTACTGATCTTCTGCCATCGTTGCTGCCAGAGGGGACGACGCCATTCCAG GGCCAGTGATGACCTGGAGAAAACCAACACTACATATGTGGAGGAGAGCCAGGCAGCTCAGG AGATCACTATCAGACTGGAGGGGACAGACGTGCTCTCTGCAACCAGCTGCCATGGTGAAACAGAGGCAGAGCATTTTCCATCGACGGCTTACACAGGCCGAAGAGTCTCCTTCAACGAGACAGCCATCTATGAGCAGAGCAAGAAAGGCCAGGAGAAAGGTCGAAG GTACACTCTGACAGAGGGCGACTTCCATCATCTTAAGAGAGCCCGACTCACACATCTTCATATTCCTCCTCCGGCACTGAAGATTCTCACCATCATGGAGTGTGAATCACCTGAGAGCAGTATCAATCTCACTGAGCAGCCTGCATCAAaaccctccctctccatcttccAG cccAGCGATGGTGCTCTTCCTGAGTCTCCAGTGTCCTGGGCCAGCCAAAGCCCCAGCTCTGCACTGCCTGGAGACACATTCAATTCTGTTCTAGACACAAGCTTCAACCAGAGCCAACCAGAATCCAGCACTGAACTGATCCGTTCACGAACA TTGGAGGTGATGGGGGAGCGTGCCTGGAGTGGGGGTGGACTAAAGATGGATGGAGAACAGGGGACATGTCTGGGCGGAAGTCCTGGCCAGGGGCAACAAGGCTCTGTGCTACAGTTCCTCTCCAAACTGAGACGTCATACCAGTCTGGAGGGGGCCAGTCCTTACTTCAAGATCAAGAAATGGAAGTTTGACAGCAGCCAACGAGCTGCCAGCCTGGACCTCAGAG GCTCCCCCAGGAGACGGGCATTTCAGAGGCAGCGCGCAGCGAGTGAGACTCTTGATCaggtggagggagaggagaccCAGCTGGTCGGCGACTTCTTATGGACTGCTCCACGTCCCCAATCTCAGAGTGATGGACCCAGACGCCTGTCTGCTGGCTCTCTGAGCGCTTCTGTTGGACCCTCCCCATCACCTTCTCTTTCACCTTCTCTGAGCAG GCTAAAGGTTGAGGCAGTTTTGGAGGTCGACCATACCACAGAGAAAATTCCCACAGACATCTCACACAAGCTCCCAGAATCTAGTGGTGCACAAGAGGAGGAAGTGATGGAGCAGGATGTGGATGGAGAGTTGCTGGAAGGAgcaacaggaggaggaggagcagaaggagGCTTTGGAAGACTAGACAGCAGGCAGGAGAATGTGGAGCATCCAAGCCTATACCGTGACATTTGGAGCTTGAGGGCTTCTTTGGAGCAATATGCTTCCTCTGATCTTAGCAGCAATGATCGGGACTCTACTCGCAGTGATGCTGACAGCGTTTGTTCCCTAGGGGGTGCGGGTGCTTCCAGAATGGGCACGTCCTGCTACCAGTCCCAGGACCTGGATGATGAGGTCTATGGAGATGGTGAGCTGCCCTTTGAGGAGCTAGGGAAGGAAGAGCGAAATGCACGTGACAGCATGGACTCAGAGCGAGGAAGTGATGGAGAGGTGGGGAGCCGGAAACTCTTGCAGATGGACAGTGGCTATGCCTCTATTGAGGCCCCCTGCAGGGCTCCAGAGGAACTGCGTCTGTTTGGCAGTGCTTCGGGCAAGACGGCTTCAGAGCGCAGGCGCTTTTTCACCAATGCAGGCAGGAAGGGAACGGTGTGTGAGAGCTTTGAGGCCCGGCTCTTCAAGGAGGAGCTAGAGGACGAAGTGTCTGTGACTGAGGttacagcagaaaaagagagtcCTTTCAGCCTATCCCATGGCGCTCCATCCCTCTCACCCCGGGAGATACCACAGCCACAGGTACACACATCCCCAACTCCCAAACCCAGATCGCGCTTCCGCCGGAGAGATTACAGCATCGACGAGAAGACAGAGGCGCTCTTTAACGAATTCTTACGTCACGACCCCCAGTTTGACCAGCAGGGCTCGCCCTCTGTCCGACCCAGACACCGCTCACGTATACACCTGCGCAAACAGTGGCAGCGCACCAAGCAGTACAGCGACCCTGGAGGTGCCCGCTATTCACCCTCTCTGGAAAGGCAACGTTTCCCACTACGTAGAGGTGACAGCGCCAGCTATCCTTTAGATACACGTTACCATAGCACCCTGCCACGTATAGCCAGTGCTGCCGATGAGGAAGGCAGTGAGGGTGGAGCAAGTGCAGCTGAGACTCCTGTGGTGGGAGAGAGCGGTCTAAATGCAGAAGAGAACtcaaacaacagcagcaacaacagcagcccTGTCGTAAAGACGGAGGCGGACAAGGATCGGCCTTTCCCAccaacttcatcaccaacacaTCGCAGCACAGTTGACGACCCTGAGACACTGGAAGACTGTGgcccaacagacacacattcacgtgCTGTGGACAGAGACACGGATCCTTGTGAGACAGGACATGTCAAATATCACGTGCATGCTGACAAAGGTTTCTCCAGTACAGAAAACATTCAACGTCAATCCAATACCGAGACCCTTGGCACAAGCTATAGCCACCATACTGACACCATAGAGACCAGCACAGCAGACAAGCTAGCAGTTTCTCTGGACGACAGACTCTACACCAGCCTGCGCAGGACTCAGGGCAGTAAGGAATGTGTGGTAGCCATGAGCCGGACCTTTCCTGACCACACCCAGGAGTGA
- the stk11 gene encoding serine/threonine-protein kinase STK11 — protein MSIGELQHLDYLTENELMGMDTFIHRIDSTEVIYQPRRKRAKLIGKYLMGDLLGEGSYGKVKEMLDSETLCRRAVKILKKKKLRRIPNGEANVKKEIQLLRRLQHKNVIQLVDVLYNEEKQKMYMVMEYCVCGMQEMLDSVPEKRFPVFQAHGYFCQLLDGLEYLHSQGIVHKDIKPGNLLLTTDGALKISDLGVAEALHPFAADDTCRTSQGSPAFQPPEIANGLDTFSGFKVDIWSAGVTLYNITTSLYPFEGDNIYKLFENIGKGDYTIPEECGPLLSDLLRGMLEYDPEKRFSIQHIRQHSWVRKKHPPSEPPVPIPPSPETRDQWRSMTVVPYLEDLHGYTEEDEEDELFDGEDDIIYTQDFTVPGQVPEDEDEEEVGPERSRTMAKPVCVNGTEAGTLKPKSERRSSSSSNPSRKGVSTASKIRKLSTCKQQ, from the exons ATGAGCATCGGTGAGCTTCAACATCTGGACTATCTGACGGAGAACGAGCTGATGGGGATGGACACGTTCATCCATCGGATCGACTCCACGGAGGTGATCTACCAGCCACGCCGCAAGAGGGCTAAGCTCATTGGCAAGTATCTGATGGGGGACCTGCTGGGGGAGGGCTCGTACGGGAAGGTGAAGGAGATGCTGGACTCAGAGACACTATGCAGGAGAGCTGTCAAGATCCTCAAGAAAAAGAAGCTGAGAAGGATCCCCAATGGAGAAGCTAATGTGAAAAA ggAGATTCAGCTGCTACGGAGACTACAGCACAAAAATGTGATCCAGTTGGTGGATGTGTTGTACAATGAGGAGAAGCAGAAAAT GTATATGGTGATGGAGTATTGCGTCTGTGGGATGCAGGAAATGTTGGACAGTGTTCCAGAGAAAAGATTTCCAGTATTTCAAGCTCACGG GTACTTTTGCCAGCTTTTAGATGGCCTTGAATATTTGCACAGCCAGGGAATAGTTCACAAAGACATTAAACCAGGGAATTTGCTGCTGACCACAGATGGGGCGCTCAAAATCTCAGACTTAGGTGTCGCAGAG GCTCTTCACCCTTTTGCGGCGGACGACACGTGTCGAACGAGTCAGGGCTCCCCTGCGTTCCAACCACCGGAGATCGCCAACGGTCTGGACACGTTTTCAGGGTTCAAAGTGGACATCTGGTCAGCAGGAGTCACACT ATACAACATCACAACCAGTCTCTATCCGTTTGAGGGGGATAACATCTATAAGCTATTTGAGAACATTGGCAAAGGAGACTACACCATACCAGAGGAGTGTGGACCCCTACTGTCTGACCTTCTGAGAG gaaTGCTTGAATATGACCCTGAGAAGAGGTTCTCAATACAGCATATAAGACAGCATAG CTGGGTACGGAAGAAACATCCCCCTTCTGAGCCACCAGTACCCATCCCTCCCAGCCCGGAAACCAGGGACCAGTGGCGGAGCATGACTGTGGTCCCCTACCTGGAAGATCTACATGGTTATacagaggaggatgaggaggatgagtTGTTTGATGGTGAGGATGACATCATCTATACTCAGGACTTCACAGTACCAG GCCAGGTTCCagaggatgaagatgaggaagaagtTGGCCCAGAGCGGAGCCGCACTATGGCAAAGccggtgtgtgtgaatggaacGGAGGCAGGAACACTGAAGCCTAAATCAGAACGTCGCTCTAGCTCCTCATCCAATCCCTCACGGAAGGGCGTGTCCACCGCCAGTAAGATTCGCAAGCTCTCCACCTGTAAACAGCAATGA
- the sugp1 gene encoding SURP and G-patch domain-containing protein 1 — MESADGAGRGGWKFKSAQKSKTNVNILRQEELIAQKKREIEAKMAEQAKKNLATPSKPLPESPSPQGSTSNKFVNDGSFLQQFLKMQKEKSSTNSAPNSDAQSGAPSTQTPPSSAPQKKSILIGKRPGLGISSMISQFKNYSQTKKTPVQSSRPSIFCSPDDEEEESEDSHFLEVKVSPPEDEELRLILDKLAAFVAEGGPELERKAMEEYKDNPVFSFLFEKNSREYLFYRKRVAEIRKENLKSDTATQDNVSSPVDEETRKVAEKLARFVADGGPEVEAIAAQNNRDNPMFSFLYDQQSPGHFFYKDKLEEFRRAKNGQSSSSPGSQPGLASKRPATSPLTLHASSTPTQHPHFTDSPVSQSQEATATSAKKKRKSRWGAEDDRVEIPVPPIVAPQSPTAEPDVPSLSAQELRGLGYKKGKPVGLVGVTELSEDQKKQLKEQQEMQEMFDMIMKHKKAMQEMQLMWEKAIRDHQHEYDSDEEVDSQAGTWEHRLRRMEMEKTREWAEQLTEMGKGKHFIGDFLPPDELEKFMETFKALKEGRDPDYSEYKEFKLTVENIGFQMLMKMGWKEGEGLGSEGQGIKNPVNKGTTAVDGAGFGVDRPAELSKNDDEYDAFRKRMMLAYRFRPNPLNNPRRPYY, encoded by the exons ATGGAGTCAGCTGATGGAG CAGGGCGAGGAGGTTGGAAGTTCAAGTCCGCCCAAAAGAGCAAGACCAATGTCAACATTCTACGTCAAGAGGAGTTAATAGCACAGAAGAAACGGGAAATTGAAGCAAAGATGGCAGAACAGGCCAAGAAGAACCTTGCTACCCCTAGCAAGCCGTTGCCAGAAAG CCCAAGCCCGCAAGGATCAACATCAAACAAATTTGTGAATGACGGCAGCTTCCTCCAACAGTTCCTGAAAATGCAGAAGGAGAAATCAAGCACAAACTCAG CCCCCAACAGCGATGCCCAAAGCGGCGCTCCTTCCACGCAGACTCCACCCTCCAGTGCCCCTCAGAAGAAGAGTATTCTCATTGGCAAACGGCCAGGCCTGGGCATCAGCAGCATGATCAGTCAATTTAAGAATTACTCCCAAACCAAGAAAACACCTGTTCAATCTTCTAGACCCAGTATCTTCTGTTCCCctgatgatgaagaggaagagagcgagGACTCACACTTTCTGGAGGTTAAAG TTTCCCCCCCAGAGGACGAAGAATTGCGACTCATTTTGGACAAGTTGGCTGCTTTTGTAGCGGAAGGGGGACCTGAGCTGGAGAGGAAAGCTATGGAGGAGTACAAAGACAACCCAGTCTTCTC GTTCTTGTTTGAAAAGAACAGCCGGGAATATCTGTTCTATCGGAAGAGAGTGGctgaaataagaaaagagaaCCTGAAATCTGATACAGCTACACAGGATAATG TCTCCTCCCCAGTGGACGAGGAAACCAGGAAAGTGGCAGAGAAGCTGGCCCGATTTGTGGCTGATGGCGGCCCGGAGGTGGAGGCCATCGCTGCCCAGAACAATCGTGACAACCCCATGTTCAG CTTTTTGTATGATCAGCAAAGCCCAGGTCACTTCTTCTACAAGGACAAATTGGAAGAATTTCGCAGAGCCAAAAACGGCCAGAGCTCCTCTTCTCCAGGCAGCCAGCCGGGACTGGCGTCCAAACGCCCGGCTACATCACCTCTGACCCTACACGCTTCCTCAACCCCCACACAGCACCCCCACTTTACAGACTCCCCAGTCTCTCAGTCACAGGAAGCAACCGCCACCTCTGccaagaaaaagaggaagagtcGGTGGGGGGCAGAGGACGACAGAGTGGAGATACCCGTTCCACCGATTGTCGCCCCCCAGTCACCGACAGCTGAGCCTGacgtgccctctctctctg ctcaGGAGCTGAGGGGTCTGGGCTATAAGAAGGGCAAGCCCGTGGGTTTGGTCGGAGTGACAGAGCTGTCAGAGGATCAAAAGAAGCAGCTGAAGGAGCAGCAGGAA aTGCAGGAGATGTTTGATATGATCATGAAGCATAAGAAGGCCATGCAGGAGATGCAGCTTATGTGGGAGAAAGCCATCAGGGACCACCAGCATGAGTACGACAGTGACGAGGAAGTGGACTCCCAGGCGGGGACCTGGGAACACAGACTCAGGAGAATGGAGATGGAGAAGACGCGAG AATGGGCGGAGCAGTTGACTGAGATGGGTAAAGGGAAGCATTTCATCGGTGACTTCCTGCCCCCTGATGAACTGGAAAAGTTCATGGAGACCTTCAAGGCACTAAAG GAAGGTCGTGATCCAGACTACTCTGAGTATAAGGAGTTTAAACTGACAGTGGAGAACATTGGTTTCCAGATGTTGATGAAGATGGGttggaaagagggagaaggcCTGGGCTCTGAAGGACAGGGTATTAAGAATCCAGTCAACAA GGGTACAACAGCAGTGGATGGCGCGGGGTTCGGAGTTGACAGACCAGCGGAACTCtcaaaaaatgatgatgaatatgatgCTTTCCGTAAAAGAATGATGCTGGCTTACCGTTTCCGACCCAACCCTCTG AACAATCCAAGGAGACCATACTACTGA